One genomic region from Chthonomonas calidirosea T49 encodes:
- a CDS encoding ABC transporter substrate-binding protein, whose translation MVKAGGFCVDTPMKRFALVILTAGLIWGIGAGCSNTPSAKRATALPQSPSGTITSLVDTVGHHLILKRYPQRIVSCAPSITEILYKLGLQNRLVLDTTACDYPPEAKQKPHFNALSNDIEPILAQNPDLVIDIKDLNHNLLAPLQKAGVPQLTIDVSSVKAVLSSILLLGEATGTSQQAQALVQSLQAKLNAVRTAVAKAPHRPRVLILYGTNPLYTTGPNSFINDLITIAGGVNVVAKPPPGNVISPEEAVALQPEVILCAPELVPAIRQMPGWAQAVPAVRNNRFFTAIDTLERPGPRMADAVVALARYLHPHEMAHFNRSALVRTAP comes from the coding sequence ATGGTTAAAGCCGGCGGTTTTTGCGTGGATACGCCCATGAAAAGATTTGCACTGGTTATCCTGACAGCAGGGCTTATTTGGGGAATTGGAGCGGGGTGCAGCAACACGCCCTCCGCAAAACGAGCTACCGCCCTCCCGCAATCGCCTTCGGGCACGATAACGAGCTTGGTGGACACTGTTGGGCACCATCTGATACTGAAACGGTATCCGCAGCGTATTGTCTCTTGTGCGCCCAGCATCACCGAAATTCTTTACAAGCTCGGCTTGCAAAACCGCCTTGTACTCGATACTACGGCCTGTGACTACCCACCGGAAGCAAAACAAAAACCCCACTTCAACGCCCTCAGCAACGACATCGAGCCGATCTTAGCTCAAAACCCCGATCTGGTGATTGACATTAAAGACCTGAATCATAACCTCCTAGCTCCTCTACAAAAGGCGGGCGTCCCACAGCTCACCATAGATGTAAGCAGTGTCAAAGCCGTTCTAAGCTCTATTCTGCTCCTCGGCGAGGCCACAGGCACCTCACAACAGGCTCAAGCCCTTGTGCAATCACTTCAGGCCAAGCTCAATGCGGTTCGCACAGCGGTAGCAAAAGCGCCGCATAGGCCGCGCGTCCTCATCCTCTACGGAACCAATCCGCTCTACACCACGGGCCCCAACTCGTTTATTAACGACCTCATCACCATCGCAGGCGGGGTCAACGTGGTGGCTAAACCTCCTCCGGGCAACGTCATTTCTCCGGAGGAGGCCGTTGCGCTTCAGCCGGAGGTAATTTTGTGTGCCCCTGAGCTTGTGCCTGCAATACGCCAGATGCCCGGATGGGCGCAGGCGGTGCCAGCGGTACGCAACAATCGCTTTTTCACCGCGATAGACACCCTCGAACGTCCCGGCCCCCGCATGGCGGACGCCGTCGTGGCTCTGGCCCGTTACCTGCACCCTCATGAGATGGCTCACTTCAACCGTTCTGCTCTTGTAAGGACGGCACCCTAG
- a CDS encoding pseudouridine synthase, whose translation MRLQKALAAAGVASRRACAELIKQGRVAVNHQVVTEPGQLIDPTHDVVTVDGERIALENAQPFLYLMLNKPVGVVSTVQDPRGRPTVLDVVGPLPARVYPVGRLDINSSGLLLLTNDGDLAYKLTHPRFEIPKTYRVVAKGFVGPQAARSLAEGVVLEDGLTAPAEVRFVDYDKGTQSTILDITIREGRNRQVRRMMEAVGHPVRQLTRIGFGNLRLKGLAPGTWRKLRPDELAALRTLIEQQQKLLLTHKQRPL comes from the coding sequence GTGCGTTTGCAAAAGGCGCTCGCCGCCGCTGGAGTCGCCTCTCGTAGAGCCTGTGCTGAGCTGATAAAACAGGGGCGTGTGGCCGTCAACCACCAAGTGGTAACGGAACCAGGGCAGCTCATTGACCCTACCCACGATGTGGTTACCGTGGACGGAGAGCGCATCGCTCTGGAAAACGCACAACCTTTTCTCTATCTCATGCTAAATAAGCCCGTTGGGGTGGTGAGCACCGTGCAAGACCCCAGGGGTCGTCCAACGGTGCTCGATGTGGTGGGCCCGCTGCCTGCCCGCGTCTACCCGGTGGGTCGGCTCGACATCAACAGCTCCGGCCTGCTGTTGTTGACAAATGACGGCGATTTGGCCTACAAACTCACCCATCCGCGCTTCGAAATCCCTAAAACCTATCGTGTTGTGGCCAAAGGCTTTGTGGGACCGCAGGCCGCTCGTAGCCTCGCAGAGGGGGTAGTGCTAGAGGACGGGCTAACGGCACCGGCAGAGGTCCGCTTTGTGGATTACGATAAGGGCACACAGTCTACCATTTTGGATATCACTATTCGGGAGGGTCGCAACCGTCAGGTGCGGCGCATGATGGAGGCCGTAGGGCACCCAGTTCGTCAACTCACTCGAATCGGCTTTGGCAACCTTCGCCTTAAAGGTCTGGCCCCAGGCACTTGGCGCAAACTTCGCCCGGATGAGCTTGCTGCCCTCCGCACACTCATTGAGCAACAGCAAAAGCTTCTACTTACCCACAAGCAGCGGCCGCTGTAA
- a CDS encoding D-alanyl-D-alanine carboxypeptidase family protein — MPSPPQLRYPWWLIGFVAILGGFLAWKLWHKTSPHLPSRPRVFATASKLIPVAAPVTQTFVPSQPVDPKPLPDFPKPPPIHARAAILVDAADGQVLYAHNPDLELPMASCTKIMTALVFCERVPDNAIIVASKRAASTPQSSMHLKVGERLTAHDLLRALLLRSANDGAVAAAEKAAGSVEAFVALMNQKAAELGCTHTHFMNPHGLTQKGHYTTARDLATIARAAMKVPRIREVVGLTKAVIQRSIDKHDVVMQNHTHFVGHFPGADGIKTGWTVPAGHCFVGSDTRNGWELISVVLNCPHFVKDTEALMNYGFHNFEPHVLEAAGQPVGVCSVVHGVMPRIPVRTADRLEVVLPKKAHASLGLQMRLNPISAPVQPGEKVGEAIGLVNGVPVVQVPLVAAFGDGVAVKELTKAPSSFWPPLLRDAAILALCLVSFRYVAGIGAFAKGARRRWSRLS; from the coding sequence TTGCCGTCACCGCCGCAGCTGCGTTATCCTTGGTGGCTTATCGGCTTTGTGGCGATTCTAGGTGGGTTTTTAGCTTGGAAGTTGTGGCATAAAACCTCGCCCCATCTGCCATCGAGGCCGAGGGTCTTCGCCACAGCTTCCAAGCTTATTCCGGTGGCTGCGCCTGTAACGCAAACTTTTGTGCCGTCTCAGCCAGTAGACCCCAAACCGTTACCCGATTTCCCCAAACCGCCGCCCATCCACGCGCGCGCCGCCATCCTTGTAGACGCTGCCGATGGACAGGTGCTCTATGCCCACAATCCCGATCTTGAGCTTCCCATGGCCAGCTGCACCAAAATTATGACAGCCCTTGTCTTTTGCGAACGTGTGCCCGATAACGCCATCATTGTGGCCAGCAAGCGAGCTGCCTCTACACCACAATCCTCTATGCACCTGAAGGTAGGGGAACGCCTTACTGCGCATGACCTGCTGCGGGCCCTTCTTCTGCGCTCGGCGAATGACGGCGCTGTAGCCGCAGCAGAAAAGGCGGCCGGCAGCGTAGAGGCTTTCGTTGCCCTGATGAACCAGAAGGCAGCAGAGCTCGGCTGCACACACACCCACTTTATGAACCCCCACGGCCTTACCCAAAAAGGGCACTATACCACCGCTCGTGACCTCGCCACCATTGCACGCGCTGCCATGAAGGTGCCACGCATTCGCGAGGTGGTCGGGCTGACCAAAGCCGTTATCCAACGCTCCATAGATAAGCACGATGTGGTGATGCAAAACCATACCCACTTCGTAGGCCACTTTCCAGGAGCAGACGGCATCAAAACCGGCTGGACAGTGCCCGCCGGACACTGTTTTGTCGGCTCCGACACGCGAAACGGTTGGGAGTTGATCTCCGTAGTATTAAACTGCCCTCATTTCGTTAAAGATACTGAGGCGCTCATGAACTACGGGTTTCACAACTTTGAACCTCATGTGCTCGAAGCGGCCGGCCAACCGGTGGGGGTCTGCTCGGTGGTGCATGGTGTGATGCCCCGCATCCCTGTGCGTACGGCAGATAGGTTGGAGGTGGTGCTACCTAAGAAGGCCCACGCCTCGTTGGGGCTGCAGATGCGGCTTAACCCGATTTCGGCTCCGGTGCAGCCTGGCGAAAAGGTAGGAGAGGCCATAGGACTGGTTAACGGCGTTCCCGTGGTGCAGGTGCCCCTTGTAGCCGCGTTCGGCGATGGCGTGGCCGTGAAGGAGCTCACCAAGGCGCCCTCCTCATTCTGGCCGCCTCTGCTTCGGGATGCCGCTATTTTGGCTCTTTGTCTGGTATCCTTTCGTTATGTCGCAGGAATCGGTGCGTTTGCAAAAGGCGCTCGCCGCCGCTGGAGTCGCCTCTCGTAG
- a CDS encoding prepilin-type N-terminal cleavage/methylation domain-containing protein, which produces MNNSFLSKQRAFTLIELLVVIAIIAILAAILFPVFAQAREKARAVSCLSNEKQIMLGELMYTQDYDGVHSWTWGWYPSWVPWHQQIDPYIKNKQIWHCPDDAWSRGQDAANPKQPAIPVTYSQNFMWPLGNWGWGPNSPSYEMSPASAPDSSITNPATTIFVAERPNWYHQWSEGWATEVFWNYGEFNMQGGGATIHSQGSNYAMCDGHVKWMREDATRQPIGIQVTNPDPVLVQSGVWPNGMWDKRQ; this is translated from the coding sequence ATGAACAACTCTTTTCTCTCAAAGCAAAGGGCCTTTACGCTCATCGAGTTGCTCGTGGTTATCGCTATAATAGCGATACTTGCAGCCATTCTCTTCCCCGTTTTCGCCCAAGCACGAGAAAAGGCTCGAGCCGTCTCTTGTCTTTCTAACGAGAAGCAGATCATGCTTGGGGAGCTGATGTACACGCAGGACTACGACGGCGTGCACAGTTGGACGTGGGGTTGGTATCCCTCCTGGGTACCCTGGCACCAGCAGATAGACCCCTATATCAAAAATAAGCAGATATGGCACTGCCCAGACGACGCTTGGAGTCGTGGACAGGATGCGGCCAACCCCAAACAGCCTGCCATTCCGGTAACTTACAGTCAAAACTTTATGTGGCCTCTGGGCAACTGGGGCTGGGGGCCCAACTCTCCTAGCTACGAGATGTCTCCTGCCAGTGCGCCCGATTCAAGCATCACCAACCCTGCTACCACCATCTTTGTAGCAGAGCGTCCCAACTGGTATCACCAGTGGAGTGAAGGGTGGGCTACCGAAGTGTTCTGGAACTACGGCGAGTTCAATATGCAGGGGGGTGGGGCCACCATTCACAGCCAGGGTAGCAACTACGCCATGTGTGATGGCCATGTAAAATGGATGCGCGAAGATGCTACCCGCCAACCTATCGGCATTCAGGTTACGAACCCTGACCCCGTGCTGGTGCAGTCGGGCGTTTGGCCTAACGGCATGTGGGATAAGCGCCAATAG
- a CDS encoding S-layer homology domain-containing protein: MRKVLPYLGTSLALLAAAWAMPAKAQDQNPFKDVPTDHWAYQAVTDLQQKGIIVGYPDGYFRGQRTLTRYEFAVALERALQKIQAMPGPPGPQGPPGPQGEQGPPGPPGMTPEEVTELRNLTHEFQTDLANLGADVKQINQRLDELADQVKAINQRLDKMPKVGGDVFFGVRSNLSRLPFIDENGTFQPANKSLAEKVYSTHDVHLTVGANLPDNVKLNLDLVSSNYLSSYTSGGLGTTPGASVNGYPQDTTLYKANLDIPISFLGKNTTLTIGRFGNQVTPLTYYRPNTDYYFDLPWYQNGDWIQDGFRLQSKFGSAETQLFAGSFSSLTGTGATPNINTPVIGNVYGIRGFNPITPFYGLNMLGNTVATQVAGLHIGVPLFKLGEIGVSLIDTSGPVATGPLAFNNVLVYGVNLKLKEIGKFNVNAEAAKSVRGKNITDTVGYNGDDNAYKLDVSYNTGPLNADVNYLYVDPAFGAPGYWLRIGNFYNPTNLQGPSARVGYTFSDKLSAYIGGSYFAGARNRVVPGGAGFTTGSFVVVGKAGVKYSLNKYLDLSADYEGDFYNLSGSVTPLHKPGYPTEQYVTFGVGVHPTTNTTLQLAYQLLTYRDTGGGLGGALPGGKTSNANVLTIQGNVKF; this comes from the coding sequence ATGCGAAAGGTATTGCCCTACCTAGGCACCTCTCTCGCGCTGCTTGCCGCCGCCTGGGCGATGCCCGCAAAGGCTCAGGACCAGAATCCGTTTAAAGATGTGCCGACGGACCACTGGGCCTATCAGGCGGTGACCGACCTGCAGCAGAAGGGGATCATCGTGGGCTACCCGGATGGCTACTTCCGGGGTCAACGTACACTCACCCGCTACGAGTTCGCGGTCGCTCTTGAGCGCGCACTCCAGAAAATTCAGGCCATGCCTGGCCCTCCCGGCCCACAAGGCCCTCCCGGCCCGCAAGGAGAGCAAGGCCCTCCTGGCCCTCCAGGCATGACGCCGGAAGAGGTTACCGAGCTTCGTAACCTCACCCATGAGTTCCAAACCGACTTGGCCAATCTTGGCGCCGACGTTAAGCAGATCAATCAGCGCCTTGATGAGCTGGCCGACCAGGTAAAGGCCATCAATCAGCGCCTAGATAAGATGCCCAAGGTGGGTGGGGACGTCTTCTTTGGTGTTCGCAGCAACCTCTCTCGCTTGCCGTTTATAGACGAGAACGGCACCTTCCAGCCCGCCAATAAGTCGCTGGCTGAGAAGGTCTACTCCACCCATGACGTCCACCTCACCGTCGGCGCGAATTTGCCCGACAACGTGAAGCTCAACCTCGACCTGGTAAGCTCCAACTACCTTTCTAGCTATACCAGCGGCGGATTGGGCACAACGCCAGGGGCCTCTGTAAATGGCTATCCGCAGGACACCACCCTGTATAAGGCCAACTTGGATATCCCGATCTCCTTCCTCGGTAAGAATACCACCCTTACCATTGGACGATTTGGGAACCAAGTGACCCCACTTACCTACTACCGGCCCAACACCGACTACTACTTCGACCTGCCTTGGTATCAGAACGGGGACTGGATTCAGGATGGTTTCCGCCTGCAGTCTAAGTTCGGCAGCGCCGAGACCCAGCTGTTCGCAGGTAGCTTCAGCTCGCTCACCGGTACCGGTGCGACGCCGAACATCAATACGCCGGTCATCGGAAACGTCTACGGCATCCGCGGCTTCAACCCCATTACCCCGTTCTACGGCTTGAATATGCTGGGCAATACCGTGGCGACCCAGGTGGCCGGTTTGCACATCGGTGTGCCGCTCTTCAAGCTCGGTGAGATCGGCGTGTCGCTCATAGATACCAGCGGTCCCGTTGCCACCGGCCCGCTGGCCTTCAACAACGTGTTGGTCTATGGCGTTAACCTGAAGCTAAAAGAGATAGGTAAGTTCAACGTGAACGCCGAGGCCGCCAAGAGCGTGCGCGGCAAGAACATCACCGATACGGTGGGTTACAACGGTGACGACAACGCCTACAAGCTCGATGTGAGCTACAACACGGGCCCGTTGAACGCCGACGTGAACTACCTGTATGTTGACCCAGCCTTCGGGGCTCCGGGCTACTGGCTGCGCATTGGGAATTTCTACAACCCAACCAACCTCCAAGGCCCAAGCGCTCGCGTTGGCTATACCTTCTCGGATAAACTCTCCGCCTATATCGGCGGTAGCTACTTCGCCGGGGCGCGAAACCGTGTGGTTCCCGGTGGCGCTGGGTTCACAACGGGTAGCTTCGTCGTCGTGGGTAAGGCGGGGGTGAAGTACTCCCTCAACAAGTATCTCGATCTTAGCGCCGACTATGAGGGCGACTTCTACAACCTGTCCGGCTCCGTGACACCACTTCATAAACCGGGCTATCCGACCGAGCAGTACGTCACCTTTGGCGTGGGGGTTCATCCCACCACCAACACCACCCTGCAGTTGGCTTACCAGCTGTTGACCTACCGTGATACCGGCGGTGGTCTGGGTGGCGCCCTTCCTGGTGGCAAAACCTCTAACGCCAACGTGCTCACCATTCAGGGCAACGTCAAGTTCTAA
- a CDS encoding metallophosphoesterase — translation MPDRRLLRLNKTHKPARLTRRQLLLAGALLGFGGLVWETEHLVVTRHRLEVQGLHAPCRVVQLSDLHRSWCVPENFIARVVSCTQRLNPDVVLLSGDFVTSHSSYIASCARQLSRLHPPQGMYAVLGNHDYRCDQWQGAPAVQEGLQAVGIQMLTNRSQKLDCGLRLVGLDDCETGAPDPDAAFGRLTPGEPLLAFTHNPLLFDVLCGFPCVTLAGHTHGGQIYIPGVTPLFMDERARYLRGWFQKPQWPGRMYVSCGLGTIAIPARFNAPAEIALFELVPA, via the coding sequence ATGCCCGACCGTCGTCTGTTGCGTCTCAACAAAACCCATAAGCCCGCACGGCTAACGCGTCGCCAACTCCTTCTTGCCGGTGCTCTGCTTGGCTTTGGAGGGTTGGTATGGGAGACCGAGCACCTGGTGGTGACACGCCATCGGTTGGAGGTGCAAGGGCTGCACGCGCCCTGCCGGGTAGTGCAGCTTAGCGATCTACATCGCTCTTGGTGTGTGCCGGAAAACTTCATTGCACGTGTGGTAAGCTGTACCCAACGCCTCAATCCAGACGTAGTGCTCTTAAGTGGCGATTTTGTGACCTCGCACTCCAGCTATATCGCCTCGTGTGCTCGTCAACTTTCACGCCTCCATCCACCTCAGGGAATGTATGCGGTGCTCGGTAACCACGATTATCGCTGCGACCAATGGCAAGGAGCACCGGCCGTACAAGAAGGGCTGCAGGCTGTTGGAATCCAGATGCTGACGAACCGGAGCCAAAAGCTGGATTGTGGCCTTCGTCTTGTGGGCCTGGACGACTGTGAGACAGGTGCCCCCGATCCCGATGCCGCCTTTGGTCGCCTCACTCCAGGCGAGCCACTCCTGGCCTTTACCCACAACCCCTTGCTCTTCGATGTGCTTTGCGGCTTCCCTTGCGTCACTTTGGCCGGCCATACACACGGCGGACAGATCTACATTCCTGGCGTAACCCCACTTTTTATGGACGAACGCGCCCGCTACCTGCGCGGCTGGTTCCAGAAACCTCAATGGCCAGGACGGATGTATGTCTCCTGTGGCCTTGGCACGATCGCTATCCCAGCCCGCTTTAACGCCCCGGCCGAGATCGCTCTCTTTGAGCTTGTTCCGGCTTAG
- a CDS encoding tetratricopeptide repeat protein translates to MPLKIASQGQKSLVWNGSFFVHHSLAHVNRELLLALLDDPDFNASFLPFIDHYEPATFTPEGDHGTKLLEIQNRLLPEEPTLTLRHRWPPDWCRPRHGKLIVIQPWEYGAIPADWVTAAQQPDEIWAYSTYVRDCYLRAGIPSEKVFVVPCGINPNRFYPNRPPLDLVADPRFSAIQPDTFVFLFVGGTIPRKGIDILLEAWQRAFTPKDDVALIIKDFGVKSFYRGQTLQEQIARLQASGACAPIFYLDEDLSDEQIAALYASCHCLVHPYRGEGYALPVAEAMACGKPVIVTGEGAALDFASNDNAYLIPATIEYFPEARIGDIPTFGLPFWAKPDGEALVELLRRVASNREEARERGLCAAQHMAQNHTWAHAARIALSRLKAVCEQPSQAEILPFGLEALPLDAEPDVLQSTLDWESRRKSVLQRAREGQWESLLPEIEACLQEQPEDADLCNALALCYFYTGNHQKAVEVLELAVTKHPNSRDLHHNLAYFLLMQGRGKEALPHALAAFRLTPGELQVRKTLERCARWVLQEARKRLRAVPSSRRHTVKSSEEYRQLMRAYQEAQKALDGKGDVGRPRLSLCMIVKNEARFLANCLQSAKDVVDEIIVVDTGSTDETPQIARSFGAKVIEHVWKDDFSEARNVSIQHATGNWALWLDADEEIAPNAGIHFRNAIEKAPADVGGYMVKIRNWLSSPQRNEQGEVVVHHGVRLFRLVPGVRFEGRVHEQNMLSLTRLGYKTASYEGLVFDHYGYAHEIMQERNKHERFIRMLEHEVAECQDATLRPFQLFNLGNAYFTQNDMANAVRYFEQAAAEASPQHEYSYILFYEWALALHALGHFQQALEVCRHAESLKIEHSGLSFAKGQCFLALERYQEAEAAFSEAIKLGTQRKNLYAEAGDLGLGSYKAYYALALALRGQERYEEALDCCKKALELRPGMHEARHLMAQMLQKLGRKEEARNVLEMLLEHLPTNEMLVRELAELLMELEDYEEAYIYWQRAALRQPDATDVLAKFASCCEHLQRWEEALELYLRLNAQGCETPEVYVNLGRVLTALNRIAEAVDCYAEAIRVGPAYGNAYFNAGDLLYKLGCYDRAADVYAAGLQVEPQRRSGFFVLGNCYFQLRAYEAAILAYRQELALHPDHAEAQHNLALAEAMLTEQTAA, encoded by the coding sequence ATGCCTTTAAAGATCGCCTCGCAAGGCCAAAAGTCGTTGGTTTGGAATGGCTCGTTTTTCGTGCATCACAGCCTTGCGCACGTCAATCGCGAGCTACTGCTGGCGCTTTTAGACGACCCCGATTTCAATGCATCGTTTTTACCCTTCATTGACCACTACGAACCTGCCACCTTTACACCGGAAGGGGACCACGGCACCAAGCTTCTTGAGATACAGAATCGGCTGCTACCGGAGGAGCCGACCCTTACACTACGGCATAGGTGGCCACCTGACTGGTGCCGCCCCCGTCATGGAAAACTTATCGTCATTCAGCCGTGGGAGTACGGGGCGATTCCAGCCGATTGGGTCACCGCCGCACAACAGCCTGATGAAATTTGGGCTTACTCCACCTATGTACGGGACTGCTATCTACGGGCCGGCATACCCTCTGAAAAGGTTTTTGTGGTGCCTTGCGGCATTAATCCAAACCGCTTTTACCCGAACCGTCCTCCGCTCGATCTCGTCGCCGATCCGCGTTTCTCGGCCATTCAGCCCGACACGTTTGTTTTCCTCTTCGTCGGCGGCACGATTCCGCGCAAGGGGATAGACATTCTTTTAGAGGCATGGCAACGCGCTTTCACCCCAAAGGACGATGTAGCGCTTATCATCAAAGATTTCGGTGTAAAAAGCTTTTATCGAGGCCAAACGCTGCAAGAGCAGATAGCACGACTTCAGGCCAGCGGCGCTTGTGCGCCCATTTTCTATCTCGATGAGGACTTGAGCGATGAACAGATAGCCGCGCTCTATGCTAGCTGTCACTGTTTGGTGCATCCCTATCGTGGAGAGGGCTATGCGTTGCCTGTGGCCGAAGCCATGGCTTGCGGCAAACCCGTGATCGTGACCGGTGAGGGCGCCGCGCTCGACTTCGCCTCTAACGACAACGCCTACCTTATTCCGGCCACCATAGAGTATTTTCCGGAAGCGCGCATTGGCGACATACCAACCTTTGGGCTGCCGTTTTGGGCAAAGCCGGATGGGGAGGCACTTGTGGAGCTTTTGCGACGGGTAGCCTCAAATCGTGAAGAGGCCAGAGAGCGCGGGCTCTGTGCAGCCCAGCATATGGCGCAAAACCACACTTGGGCGCACGCGGCCCGCATCGCTCTGTCGCGCTTAAAGGCGGTCTGCGAGCAACCGAGCCAAGCGGAGATTCTGCCCTTTGGGCTTGAGGCGCTGCCCCTAGATGCAGAACCTGATGTTCTACAGTCCACCTTGGATTGGGAATCGCGCCGAAAAAGTGTGCTTCAAAGGGCGCGCGAAGGGCAGTGGGAATCGCTGCTCCCTGAGATCGAGGCCTGTTTACAAGAGCAACCGGAAGATGCCGACCTTTGTAACGCGCTTGCCCTATGTTACTTCTACACTGGAAACCACCAAAAGGCTGTTGAGGTGCTTGAGCTGGCGGTGACAAAGCATCCCAACTCACGTGACTTGCACCACAACCTGGCCTACTTCCTATTGATGCAGGGTCGAGGCAAGGAGGCCCTACCACATGCATTGGCAGCCTTTCGCTTGACTCCAGGGGAACTGCAGGTGCGGAAAACCTTGGAACGCTGCGCACGATGGGTGCTGCAGGAGGCGCGCAAACGCCTCCGGGCGGTTCCCTCTTCCCGACGTCATACGGTGAAGAGTTCGGAGGAGTATCGCCAACTGATGCGCGCCTACCAAGAGGCTCAAAAAGCGCTTGATGGCAAAGGGGACGTGGGAAGACCGCGCCTTTCGCTCTGCATGATCGTGAAAAACGAGGCACGATTTTTGGCAAACTGTCTGCAAAGCGCAAAGGATGTGGTAGACGAGATCATCGTGGTAGACACCGGATCCACCGACGAGACGCCTCAAATCGCCCGTTCTTTTGGCGCCAAAGTCATCGAACATGTCTGGAAAGACGATTTTTCGGAGGCACGCAATGTCTCCATTCAGCATGCCACGGGAAATTGGGCGCTCTGGCTTGATGCGGACGAGGAGATCGCGCCGAATGCAGGGATTCATTTTCGTAACGCCATTGAAAAGGCCCCTGCAGACGTGGGAGGCTACATGGTCAAAATACGCAACTGGCTCTCCTCCCCCCAACGTAACGAGCAGGGCGAGGTGGTGGTGCATCACGGGGTTCGTCTGTTTCGGCTTGTGCCCGGAGTTCGTTTCGAAGGCCGGGTGCACGAACAGAACATGCTATCGCTCACCCGACTAGGCTATAAAACGGCCTCCTATGAAGGACTTGTTTTCGATCACTACGGCTACGCGCACGAGATCATGCAAGAGCGCAACAAGCATGAGCGATTTATCCGTATGCTTGAGCACGAGGTTGCCGAGTGCCAAGATGCCACCTTAAGGCCATTTCAACTTTTCAACTTGGGCAACGCCTACTTCACCCAAAACGACATGGCTAACGCCGTGCGCTACTTCGAGCAGGCTGCCGCAGAGGCCAGCCCGCAACATGAATACAGCTACATCCTTTTTTACGAATGGGCGCTGGCGCTTCACGCCCTCGGCCATTTTCAACAAGCACTAGAGGTTTGCCGACACGCGGAGAGCCTCAAGATCGAACATTCGGGTCTCTCCTTCGCAAAAGGGCAGTGCTTCTTAGCCCTAGAGCGCTATCAGGAGGCCGAGGCCGCATTCAGTGAAGCGATTAAACTGGGCACGCAACGCAAAAATCTCTATGCAGAGGCGGGAGATCTGGGGCTTGGCAGTTACAAAGCCTACTACGCCCTAGCCCTCGCGCTTCGAGGGCAAGAGCGCTACGAGGAAGCCCTCGATTGCTGCAAGAAAGCTTTGGAGTTGCGGCCGGGCATGCACGAAGCGCGCCATCTTATGGCCCAGATGCTTCAGAAGCTCGGCAGAAAAGAAGAGGCGCGCAACGTACTGGAAATGTTGCTGGAGCATCTGCCGACCAACGAAATGTTGGTGCGAGAGCTGGCGGAGCTCCTAATGGAATTAGAGGACTACGAGGAGGCCTACATCTATTGGCAACGAGCCGCTCTACGTCAACCGGATGCGACAGACGTGCTTGCCAAATTCGCTTCCTGCTGCGAACATCTGCAGAGATGGGAGGAGGCATTAGAACTTTACTTACGTCTGAACGCACAAGGTTGTGAAACACCGGAGGTCTATGTTAACTTAGGACGTGTGCTTACCGCTCTCAATCGGATCGCGGAAGCAGTTGACTGCTATGCCGAGGCGATCCGGGTAGGCCCTGCCTACGGCAACGCCTACTTTAATGCTGGGGATTTGCTCTATAAGCTGGGTTGCTACGATCGAGCCGCCGACGTTTACGCAGCAGGCCTTCAGGTAGAGCCGCAACGGCGTTCCGGCTTTTTCGTGCTGGGGAACTGCTACTTCCAGTTACGCGCCTATGAGGCCGCCATACTCGCCTACCGTCAGGAGCTTGCCCTCCATCCCGATCATGCTGAGGCGCAGCACAATTTGGCGCTCGCAGAGGCCATGCTGACCGAGCAGACAGCTGCCTAA